One Coleofasciculus chthonoplastes PCC 7420 DNA window includes the following coding sequences:
- a CDS encoding c-type cytochrome encodes MESTPSKIGRTITAIAIILILLIGSVGYLAWYNLFREVDTYYESVEDHFKYGSIGSENAEGVPYWIWLVLPRIFPDKLPKPGGYTSLGITWEEGQELPVGFSKKIIGFPRQGITCALCHSATYRQTPKDKPTIVPGGPSNKFHLQGYIRFLGDCATDPRFNADYILDEISYNYDLSLFDKLLYRFIIIPRTRKELLELKETFAWMEERPDQGPGRIAPFNPVKFRVLGLPVDDTIGNSDMMSIWNQNQHEGFALHWDGLETSLTETVNTGAIGDGATKESINIQGLKRVEDYIRQLPPPKYPYTIDQGLAAKGSQIFESNCASCHAFGGERTGTVIPIDEIGTDRYRLDMWTQAAADAYNEFAEGYDWDFDQLRKTNGYVAVALDGLWLRAPYLHNGSVPYLTDLLEIPEQRTMVFYRGYDVYNPEKVGFVAEGVAAEKEGFKYDTRVTANSNQGHVYGTELAAEDKLALIEYLKTL; translated from the coding sequence TTTTCGCGAAGTAGATACCTATTACGAATCAGTCGAGGATCATTTTAAATACGGATCAATTGGCAGCGAAAATGCCGAAGGTGTTCCCTATTGGATTTGGTTAGTATTACCTCGAATTTTTCCCGATAAACTCCCCAAACCCGGTGGCTATACCTCTCTCGGCATTACCTGGGAAGAAGGACAAGAATTACCCGTTGGCTTTTCTAAAAAAATTATCGGCTTTCCCCGCCAAGGGATAACCTGTGCGCTTTGTCATAGTGCCACCTATCGCCAAACCCCCAAAGATAAACCAACGATTGTTCCAGGTGGACCTTCAAATAAATTTCATCTGCAAGGGTATATTCGCTTTCTGGGTGACTGTGCTACTGATCCTCGATTTAATGCAGACTATATCTTAGATGAAATTAGCTATAATTATGACCTATCTTTGTTTGACAAGCTACTCTATCGGTTTATTATTATTCCCCGCACCCGGAAAGAATTATTAGAACTTAAAGAAACCTTTGCCTGGATGGAAGAACGACCCGACCAAGGACCCGGACGCATTGCCCCCTTTAATCCGGTGAAGTTTCGAGTTTTGGGGTTGCCTGTCGATGATACCATTGGCAACTCGGATATGATGTCGATTTGGAATCAAAATCAACATGAAGGATTTGCCTTACATTGGGATGGGTTAGAAACATCACTCACAGAAACTGTGAACACTGGGGCGATTGGTGATGGGGCGACGAAGGAGTCAATTAATATTCAGGGATTAAAGCGGGTGGAGGATTATATTCGTCAATTACCGCCGCCGAAATATCCGTACACGATTGACCAAGGTTTAGCCGCAAAAGGGAGTCAAATTTTTGAGAGTAACTGCGCCTCTTGTCATGCATTTGGTGGCGAACGCACCGGAACCGTTATTCCCATTGATGAGATTGGTACAGACCGTTATCGTTTAGATATGTGGACGCAAGCAGCGGCTGATGCGTATAATGAGTTTGCCGAGGGGTATGATTGGGATTTTGATCAGCTTCGCAAAACTAATGGATATGTGGCGGTAGCCTTGGATGGGTTGTGGTTAAGAGCGCCCTATTTGCATAATGGTTCTGTCCCCTATTTAACGGATTTGTTGGAGATACCGGAGCAGCGGACGATGGTGTTTTACAGAGGATATGATGTGTATAATCCGGAAAAAGTGGGCTTTGTTGCTGAAGGCGTAGCGGCGGAGAAAGAGGGATTTAAATATGATACAAGGGTGACGGCAAATAGTAATCAAGGTCATGTTTATGGCACCGAGTTGGCGGCTGAGGATAAGTTGGCGTTGATTGAGTATTTGAAGACGCTTTAA